In a genomic window of Pseudomonas putida:
- a CDS encoding DsbA family protein translates to MSACRLLYVMDPMCSWCWGFAPVANALVEQAAAAGVDVHLVVGGLRTGSGAALEPSTRRYILEHWQAVTEATGQPFKLEGALPEGFVYDTEPACRALVTARSLAPDCAWKLLGLIQHAFYAQGRDVTHASVLVELAEQAGLPRIEFAGAFDRADMHTATAADFTWVQDLGIAGFPTMLAERNGQLALLTNGYQPLSVLSPLLGRWLERAACA, encoded by the coding sequence ATGTCTGCATGCCGCCTGCTCTATGTGATGGACCCGATGTGTTCCTGGTGCTGGGGATTTGCCCCGGTTGCAAACGCATTGGTCGAACAGGCGGCAGCTGCAGGTGTCGACGTGCATCTGGTGGTGGGCGGTTTGCGCACCGGCAGTGGCGCGGCGCTGGAGCCTTCGACGCGACGTTACATCCTTGAACACTGGCAGGCGGTCACCGAGGCCACCGGCCAGCCGTTCAAACTGGAAGGTGCCTTGCCCGAAGGGTTCGTCTACGACACCGAGCCAGCCTGTCGGGCTCTGGTGACGGCGCGCAGTCTGGCGCCGGATTGCGCGTGGAAACTGCTGGGGCTGATCCAGCATGCGTTTTATGCCCAGGGGCGAGACGTCACCCATGCCAGTGTGTTGGTGGAGCTGGCAGAGCAGGCCGGTCTGCCGCGTATCGAGTTTGCCGGCGCGTTCGATCGTGCCGACATGCACACGGCGACGGCGGCGGATTTCACCTGGGTCCAGGATCTGGGAATCGCCGGTTTCCCTACCATGCTGGCTGAGCGAAACGGTCAATTGGCCCTGCTGACCAACGGCTATCAACCGCTCAGTGTGCTGTCACCGCTGCTCGGCCGCTGGCTGGAGCGCGCTGCCTGTGCATGA